From Falsibacillus albus, a single genomic window includes:
- the speE gene encoding spermidine synthase translates to MSGIWFTEKQTKDFGITMKVNRTLHTEQTDFQKLDMVETAEWGNMLLLDDMVMTSKVDEFVYHEMVAHVPLFSHPNPENVLVVGGGDGGVIREVLKHPSVKKATLVEIDGKVIEYSKKYLPEIAGDLEDERVEVKVDDGFLHIAQSENEYDVIMVDSTEPVGPAVNLFTKGFYAGISKALKEDGIFVAQTDNPWFKADLIREVQRDVKEIFPITRLYIANIPTYPSGMWTFTVGSKKHDPLEVSDDRFHEIETKYYTKELHKAAFALPKFVKDLTV, encoded by the coding sequence ATGAGCGGAATTTGGTTTACAGAGAAGCAAACGAAAGATTTTGGCATTACGATGAAAGTGAATCGCACTTTACATACAGAGCAAACGGATTTTCAAAAGCTGGACATGGTTGAAACAGCAGAGTGGGGGAATATGCTCCTTTTGGATGACATGGTCATGACCTCCAAGGTTGATGAGTTCGTCTACCATGAAATGGTGGCGCACGTTCCATTGTTCTCACATCCAAACCCGGAAAACGTCCTTGTCGTTGGCGGGGGAGACGGCGGTGTCATCCGTGAAGTCCTTAAGCACCCAAGCGTGAAGAAAGCAACGCTTGTTGAAATAGACGGGAAGGTAATCGAATACTCGAAAAAGTATCTTCCGGAAATTGCCGGCGATTTAGAAGATGAAAGAGTGGAAGTAAAAGTCGATGACGGATTCTTGCACATCGCCCAAAGCGAAAACGAATATGATGTCATCATGGTTGATTCCACAGAGCCGGTTGGTCCTGCCGTGAACCTTTTCACGAAAGGCTTCTATGCGGGGATTTCAAAAGCGTTGAAAGAAGATGGAATCTTCGTGGCACAGACGGACAACCCTTGGTTCAAAGCGGATTTGATCCGCGAAGTGCAGCGTGATGTAAAAGAGATCTTCCCGATCACAAGATTGTATATTGCCAACATACCGACCTACCCAAGCGGCATGTGGACGTTCACAGTCGGGTCCAAAAAGCATGATCCACTTGAAGTAAGCGACGACCGCTTCCATGAAATCGAAACAAAGTACTATACAAAAGAACTTCACAAAGCGGCATTTGCCCTTCCTAAATTTGTGAAGGACCTTACAGTATAA
- the speB gene encoding agmatinase, with protein sequence MRFDEAYSGNVFIRSHKNYEDSQAVLYGMPMDWTVSYRPGSRFGPTRIREVSIGLEEYSAYLDRELEEVRYFDAGDIPLPFGNAQRSLDMIEEFVEKLLNDNKFPLGMGGEHLVSWPVMKAVSKKYKDLAIIHMDAHTDLREEYEGEPLSHSTPIRKIAEHIGPENVYSFGIRSGMKEEFQWAKENGMHISKFEVLEPLKEILPKLAGRPVYVTIDIDVLDPAHAPGTGTVDCGGITSKELLASIHEIARSQVNVVGADLVEVAPIYDTSEQTANTASKLIREMILGWIK encoded by the coding sequence ATGCGTTTTGACGAAGCATATTCAGGCAATGTGTTCATTCGAAGCCATAAAAATTACGAAGACAGCCAGGCGGTACTTTACGGAATGCCGATGGATTGGACGGTCAGCTATCGTCCGGGATCCCGTTTCGGCCCGACCCGCATCCGCGAAGTGTCGATCGGTCTTGAGGAATACAGTGCTTACCTGGACCGGGAGCTTGAGGAAGTCCGCTATTTCGACGCAGGCGATATCCCGCTGCCATTCGGCAACGCCCAGCGCAGTCTGGACATGATCGAAGAGTTTGTCGAAAAATTATTAAACGACAATAAGTTTCCGCTTGGCATGGGCGGCGAACACCTTGTTTCTTGGCCAGTCATGAAAGCTGTATCAAAGAAGTACAAGGATTTGGCGATCATCCATATGGATGCCCATACCGATCTGCGCGAGGAGTATGAAGGGGAGCCGTTGTCCCATTCAACACCGATCAGAAAGATTGCCGAGCACATCGGACCGGAAAATGTCTACTCATTCGGAATTCGTTCAGGAATGAAGGAAGAGTTCCAATGGGCAAAAGAAAACGGCATGCACATCTCCAAATTTGAAGTGCTTGAACCGTTGAAAGAAATTCTTCCTAAACTTGCAGGCAGACCGGTCTATGTCACGATCGATATCGACGTCCTTGACCCTGCACATGCACCTGGGACGGGAACGGTTGACTGCGGAGGAATCACGTCCAAGGAACTATTGGCTTCCATCCATGAAATCGCACGTTCACAAGTCAATGTCGTCGGTGCTGATTTAGTCGAAGTGGCGCCGATCTACGACACGTCTGAACAGACAGCCAATACAGCCAGCAAGCTCATCCGCGAAATGATCCTTGGCTGGATTAAATAA
- a CDS encoding DUF1934 domain-containing protein, giving the protein MAAARAEQIPIKIELTTKIQHDNEQETYELTAFGQYYQKDNAVYLKYDEVQEEGTVHTIVKISGNEAVILRSGALKMRLSFLNGKPKNGSYESPYGTLMLISKTSELKHSQEKEKAVDGRFQLKYQLILQGSSVGVYEMNIDYKEEQERL; this is encoded by the coding sequence TTGGCAGCAGCGAGAGCAGAACAAATACCTATTAAAATCGAGCTGACGACGAAAATTCAGCATGATAATGAACAAGAAACCTATGAACTGACCGCGTTTGGTCAATACTACCAAAAAGACAATGCGGTTTATTTAAAATATGATGAGGTCCAGGAAGAAGGAACGGTCCATACGATCGTGAAAATTTCTGGGAATGAAGCCGTCATTCTGCGCAGCGGAGCCCTCAAGATGAGGCTGAGCTTCCTGAATGGGAAACCGAAGAACGGATCTTATGAAAGCCCTTATGGAACGTTGATGCTTATTTCGAAAACGAGTGAGCTCAAGCACTCTCAAGAAAAAGAGAAGGCAGTCGACGGTCGGTTCCAATTAAAATACCAGCTGATTCTGCAAGGATCATCTGTAGGTGTATACGAAATGAACATCGATTACAAGGAGGAACAAGAACGGTTATGA
- the argS gene encoding arginine--tRNA ligase — MNIVEQVQELLKDEIKAAVLKAELATEEQIPEVILETPKEKTHGDYSTNMAMQLARVAKKAPRMIAEDIVNHFDLSKASIEKIEIAGPGFINFYMNNSYLTNLIPTVLRSGDDYGRSDAGKGQKIQVEFVSANPTGDLHLGHARGAAVGDSLCNVLEKAGYDVTREYYINDAGNQIHNLAVSVEARYFQALGLEKDMPEDGYHGADIIEIGKTLAQEHGDRFVHTDEKERYEFFREYGLKYELAKLQDDLEDFRVPFDVWYSETSLYKNGKIDDALKTLRENGHVFEEGGATWFRSTTFNDDKDRVLIKNDGSYTYLTPDIAYHKDKFNRGYDKVINIWGADHHGYIPRMKAAIEALGFNPDNLEVEIIQMVQLYKDGEKMKMSKRTGKAVTLRELVEEVGLDAVRYFFAMRSGDTHLDFDLDLAVSQSNENPVYYAQYAHARICSILRQGEEAGFTASDDADFSYIKAEKEMEVLKKMGEFPQVTAEAAEKRIPHRIANYINDLAAAFHSFYNAEKVLDPEQPEQTKARLALIKAVQITLKNALALIGVAAPEKM; from the coding sequence ATGAACATAGTAGAGCAGGTTCAGGAATTATTGAAAGACGAAATCAAGGCTGCAGTCTTGAAGGCAGAATTGGCGACAGAGGAACAGATCCCGGAAGTTATCTTGGAAACGCCGAAGGAAAAAACGCATGGGGATTATTCCACGAACATGGCAATGCAGCTGGCGAGAGTGGCAAAGAAAGCTCCCCGTATGATTGCGGAAGATATCGTCAATCACTTTGATCTTTCAAAGGCATCCATCGAAAAAATCGAAATCGCAGGTCCAGGGTTTATCAACTTTTACATGAACAATAGCTATTTGACGAACTTGATTCCTACCGTTCTCCGTTCAGGCGATGATTATGGCCGGTCTGACGCTGGGAAAGGCCAAAAAATCCAGGTCGAATTCGTTTCGGCAAACCCGACGGGAGACCTTCACTTGGGACATGCCCGCGGAGCGGCTGTCGGAGATTCCCTATGCAACGTGCTTGAAAAAGCAGGATATGATGTAACGCGTGAATATTACATCAATGATGCCGGCAATCAAATCCACAATCTTGCTGTTTCCGTTGAAGCCCGCTACTTCCAGGCGCTTGGCCTTGAGAAGGACATGCCGGAAGACGGATATCATGGAGCGGATATCATCGAAATCGGCAAGACTTTGGCACAAGAACACGGAGACAGATTTGTCCACACGGATGAAAAAGAACGCTATGAATTTTTCCGTGAATATGGATTGAAATATGAGCTTGCCAAGCTGCAAGATGACTTGGAAGATTTCCGTGTGCCATTTGATGTATGGTATTCCGAAACGTCCCTTTATAAAAATGGGAAGATCGACGATGCCCTCAAGACGCTTCGCGAAAATGGCCATGTGTTCGAGGAGGGCGGTGCTACATGGTTCCGCTCCACGACCTTCAATGATGACAAGGATCGCGTCCTGATCAAGAACGATGGCTCCTATACGTATTTAACGCCGGACATTGCGTACCATAAAGACAAATTCAACCGCGGCTACGACAAGGTCATCAACATTTGGGGAGCCGACCACCACGGCTACATCCCTCGTATGAAGGCGGCAATCGAAGCACTTGGTTTCAATCCTGATAACCTGGAAGTTGAAATCATTCAAATGGTGCAATTGTATAAAGACGGCGAGAAAATGAAGATGAGCAAACGGACAGGAAAAGCTGTCACCTTGCGTGAATTGGTCGAGGAAGTTGGCCTCGATGCAGTCCGCTACTTCTTCGCAATGCGCAGCGGCGACACGCACCTGGACTTCGATTTGGATCTGGCCGTTTCCCAATCCAATGAAAATCCAGTCTACTATGCACAATATGCACATGCGCGCATCTGCAGCATCTTGCGCCAAGGCGAAGAAGCGGGCTTTACCGCTTCAGACGATGCAGACTTCAGCTACATTAAGGCTGAAAAAGAAATGGAAGTACTGAAAAAAATGGGTGAATTCCCACAGGTAACGGCAGAAGCGGCTGAAAAACGCATTCCGCACCGCATTGCCAATTATATCAATGATTTGGCTGCTGCGTTCCACAGCTTTTACAACGCGGAAAAGGTCCTTGATCCAGAACAACCGGAACAAACAAAGGCCCGCTTGGCATTGATCAAAGCTGTGCAGATCACCCTTAAGAATGCACTTGCATTAATCGGGGTTGCAGCACCGGAAAAAATGTAA
- a CDS encoding XapX domain-containing protein, whose product MKVVALALLTGFIVGFIFAVFRLPIPAPPALAGITGIVGIYLGFKVYEWILPMIQDLLK is encoded by the coding sequence ATGAAAGTTGTAGCTCTTGCCTTGCTGACCGGCTTTATCGTCGGCTTCATTTTTGCCGTATTCCGGCTGCCGATCCCGGCTCCACCTGCACTGGCGGGGATTACGGGCATCGTCGGCATTTATTTGGGATTTAAAGTATATGAGTGGATTTTGCCCATGATCCAGGATCTGCTGAAATAA
- a CDS encoding Dph6-related ATP pyrophosphatase, translating into MKKVCVSWSGGRDSTLMLYNLLKSGEFNVSSLLTTLNAKSEKVLMHDIPHHLLQKQVSSLGIPLKEIWFDEKVSNDVYEKVMKNEIQNLVQSGHEYMAFGDLFLEDIRKYREKNLADTGLQPIFPLWGMTSEVSSQAFLNAGFKATIICVDSDQLDPSFTGAEYNQAFLDSLPDQVDPCGENGEFHTFVYDGPLFDTPVSFDVKGSYIKFDRFHYAELY; encoded by the coding sequence ATGAAAAAAGTTTGTGTTTCTTGGAGCGGCGGCCGCGACAGCACATTGATGCTGTATAACCTGCTGAAGAGCGGCGAATTCAATGTTTCCTCACTTTTAACGACACTGAATGCCAAGAGTGAAAAGGTATTGATGCATGACATCCCCCATCATCTGCTGCAGAAGCAGGTTTCTTCTTTGGGGATTCCACTAAAAGAGATTTGGTTCGACGAAAAAGTCTCCAATGATGTGTATGAAAAAGTGATGAAAAATGAGATTCAGAACCTTGTCCAATCCGGCCATGAATATATGGCATTCGGCGACCTATTTCTTGAAGATATCAGGAAGTACCGTGAAAAGAATCTTGCCGATACAGGTCTGCAGCCGATTTTCCCACTTTGGGGGATGACGAGTGAGGTAAGCAGCCAGGCCTTTTTGAATGCCGGCTTTAAAGCAACCATCATTTGCGTCGACAGTGATCAGCTTGATCCTTCTTTTACCGGCGCCGAGTACAATCAAGCCTTCTTGGACTCCCTCCCCGACCAAGTCGATCCATGCGGTGAAAACGGGGAATTCCATACATTTGTCTATGACGGCCCCCTATTTGATACACCCGTTTCCTTTGATGTAAAAGGCTCATACATAAAATTCGACCGCTTCCACTATGCAGAACTATATTAA
- the uvsE gene encoding UV DNA damage repair endonuclease UvsE, with protein MQIRFGYVANALALWNASPSKTLTFARYQKLPESERKEKLLAVTAENLHNTKRILFYNAAHQVSLYRLSSSLVPLATHPEVMWDFITPFQKEWKELGQLIKAFDIRVSFHPNQFTLFTSPRDEVTENALKDMDYHYRMLEAMDVADQGIINIHIGGTYGDKETTLVRFHENLTRIPDKIKKIMTLENDDKTYNAEETLLACEKQGIPMILDYHHHLANPCEEELSLLWPRIYDTWSQKATVPKVHFSSPKSEKTFRSHADNVSLDFVRPFLTMAKEYGKDFDIMIEAKNKDLAMLKLIEDVAGIRGVKRLTGSVLKW; from the coding sequence GTGCAGATTCGATTTGGCTATGTAGCAAATGCTTTGGCTCTCTGGAACGCCAGTCCGTCAAAAACATTAACCTTTGCACGTTATCAAAAGCTTCCTGAATCCGAGCGGAAAGAAAAGTTATTGGCAGTGACCGCAGAAAATCTTCACAATACAAAGCGGATCCTATTTTACAATGCCGCCCACCAAGTATCCCTCTACCGCCTTTCAAGTTCACTGGTTCCATTGGCCACACACCCTGAAGTGATGTGGGATTTCATCACTCCCTTCCAAAAGGAGTGGAAGGAACTCGGGCAGCTGATCAAGGCTTTTGACATAAGAGTGAGCTTCCATCCGAACCAGTTCACTTTGTTTACAAGCCCGCGGGATGAGGTGACGGAGAATGCGTTGAAGGATATGGACTACCACTACCGGATGCTTGAAGCGATGGATGTCGCCGACCAAGGCATCATCAATATCCATATCGGCGGGACATACGGGGATAAAGAAACGACCCTCGTCCGCTTTCATGAAAATCTGACCAGGATCCCCGACAAAATCAAGAAAATCATGACCCTAGAAAATGACGATAAAACATATAATGCCGAAGAGACGCTGCTGGCATGTGAAAAACAGGGCATTCCCATGATACTCGATTATCATCATCACCTCGCCAACCCTTGCGAGGAAGAGCTTTCACTTCTTTGGCCGAGGATCTATGATACATGGAGTCAGAAAGCAACTGTTCCGAAGGTCCACTTTTCTTCCCCAAAATCTGAAAAAACATTCCGCTCCCATGCGGACAATGTTTCTCTTGATTTCGTCCGTCCATTTTTAACAATGGCCAAGGAATATGGCAAGGATTTCGATATTATGATCGAGGCTAAAAACAAGGATTTGGCCATGCTGAAATTGATTGAGGATGTCGCAGGAATCCGAGGTGTCAAGCGTCTGACTGGCTCGGTTTTAAAATGGTGA
- a CDS encoding phospholipase D-like domain-containing protein translates to MGWLAISGIIIGILIVLILLLILDFELGLKKYIKTAAVRTYPKRSSSMDIIASGPELFELMFADIKAATTQIYTLFYIVKDDDFSRSFLALLEQKAKQGLEVKLLVDYIGGHKIDKGALKKAQDAGVRFEFCNRPYFPYFFFSLQQRNHRKITVIDGKIGYLGGYNVGKEYIDDKPKLSPWRDYHLRMEGEGVEDLHQEFLIDWKRSSKQKDDYRHPDFSVMPKGSTEHMHFPSEGVRMEEELCRLLRETKQSLYIGTPYFIPTKKVFKEVLSAMDRGVTLKVIVPEKADHPLVKEASYPYLWEVIKRGALVHQFLNGFYHAKVLIIDGKMCDIGTANFDRRSFLLNNEMNCFIYDPVFIGRVMEVMDKDMGDSHQLTFDELKQLRKKAVLKEALAKSIQTLL, encoded by the coding sequence ATGGGATGGCTAGCAATCAGCGGAATCATAATCGGAATTCTGATCGTACTTATTTTGCTATTGATTCTTGATTTTGAACTCGGACTAAAAAAATACATTAAGACGGCCGCAGTAAGAACCTATCCAAAACGGTCCAGCAGCATGGACATCATTGCGAGCGGACCGGAGCTTTTTGAACTGATGTTTGCTGATATCAAAGCAGCCACGACACAGATCTATACTCTTTTTTACATCGTCAAGGACGATGATTTCAGCCGCTCTTTCCTGGCACTGCTCGAACAAAAAGCGAAACAGGGCCTGGAAGTCAAATTGCTCGTGGACTACATCGGGGGACACAAAATCGATAAAGGTGCGCTAAAAAAAGCACAGGATGCAGGGGTACGATTCGAATTCTGCAACAGACCCTATTTCCCCTACTTCTTTTTTTCTCTCCAACAGCGCAACCACCGCAAAATCACCGTCATTGACGGGAAGATCGGCTACCTTGGCGGCTACAATGTCGGGAAGGAATACATCGATGATAAGCCAAAGCTATCCCCTTGGCGCGATTATCATTTGCGAATGGAGGGGGAAGGTGTGGAAGACCTCCATCAAGAGTTCCTCATCGATTGGAAGCGTTCTTCCAAGCAAAAGGATGATTATCGACATCCTGATTTCAGCGTAATGCCCAAAGGGAGCACCGAACATATGCATTTCCCTTCAGAGGGTGTCCGAATGGAGGAAGAGCTTTGCCGATTGCTTCGCGAGACCAAGCAATCGCTTTATATCGGGACGCCGTATTTCATCCCGACCAAGAAGGTATTCAAAGAAGTGCTGTCTGCGATGGACCGCGGCGTGACACTAAAGGTCATCGTTCCTGAAAAGGCCGATCATCCGCTAGTAAAGGAAGCTTCCTATCCCTATCTATGGGAGGTCATCAAGCGCGGGGCTTTGGTCCATCAGTTTCTGAATGGATTTTATCACGCTAAAGTATTGATCATTGACGGGAAAATGTGTGACATCGGCACGGCAAACTTTGATCGCCGAAGCTTTTTATTAAATAATGAAATGAACTGTTTTATTTATGATCCAGTATTCATTGGACGGGTAATGGAAGTGATGGATAAGGACATGGGCGATTCCCACCAGTTGACCTTTGATGAGCTCAAGCAGCTGCGAAAAAAAGCCGTCTTGAAAGAAGCTCTTGCAAAGTCCATCCAAACACTGCTTTAG
- a CDS encoding heterodisulfide reductase-related iron-sulfur binding cluster — MNGLLWVNLIAFLLVTAYAISLFVYVVKTRIQYIKLGKKVEFDNNVKERLNKIWVNVFGQKKLLKDKKSGSIHVMFFYGFLLVQFGAIDFIWKGINPGSHLPLGPLYPAFTFFQEIVTLVILFAVCWAFYRRYIEKLVRLKRGFKSGLVLLFIGGLMLSVLIGNGMSIIWHGEELSWTEPVASLVATVFGAIGKTASITIFYFAWWVHLTFLLGFLVYVPQSKHAHLLAGPANVYFNRLENVGKLKPIDFEDESQESFGVGKIEDFTQLQLIDLYACVECGRCTNMCPATGSGKMLSPMDLIVKLRDHLTNHGAVVTSKQPWVPTFAFSKTKGNQLALASAGQGAEEAAAGLSYSPSLIGDVITEEEIWACTTCRNCEDQCPVMNEHVDKIIDLRRYLVLTEGKMDADAQRAMQNIERQGNPWGLNRKERENWREAREDVHVPTVKEMKKADESFEYLFWVGSMGSFDNRSQKIALSFAKLLNEAGVKFAILGNKEKNSGDTPRRLGNEFLFQELATQNIAEFEKNEVKKIVTIDPHAYNIFKNEYPDFGLAAEVYHHTELLAKLVEEGRLKPKFEVNETITFHDSCYLGRYNEVYDPPREILKSIPGVKLIEMERNREKGMCCGAGGGLMWMEEDTGHRVNVARTEQALSVNPSVISSGCPYCLTMLSDGTKAKEVEESVSTYDVAELLEKAVCGDGSKETLVS; from the coding sequence ATGAATGGGCTGCTTTGGGTTAATCTTATTGCATTTCTTCTTGTAACCGCTTACGCAATCAGTTTGTTTGTGTATGTCGTCAAAACGAGAATCCAATATATCAAACTCGGAAAAAAAGTCGAGTTCGATAACAATGTCAAAGAGCGCTTGAACAAAATCTGGGTGAATGTGTTCGGCCAGAAGAAATTATTGAAGGATAAAAAGAGCGGATCGATTCATGTCATGTTCTTTTATGGATTTTTACTCGTCCAGTTTGGGGCGATCGATTTTATTTGGAAGGGGATTAATCCAGGATCGCATCTACCGCTGGGACCGTTGTATCCTGCTTTTACATTCTTCCAGGAAATTGTGACATTGGTCATTTTATTCGCGGTTTGCTGGGCGTTTTACCGCCGCTATATCGAAAAGCTTGTCCGTTTGAAGCGCGGATTCAAATCAGGTCTGGTGCTTTTATTCATTGGAGGGCTTATGCTTTCCGTCTTGATCGGAAACGGGATGAGCATCATTTGGCACGGCGAGGAGCTGTCATGGACTGAGCCCGTGGCGTCCTTGGTCGCGACGGTATTCGGAGCGATTGGAAAAACGGCTTCCATCACGATTTTCTATTTTGCCTGGTGGGTGCATTTGACGTTCCTTCTCGGGTTCTTGGTTTACGTACCACAGTCCAAGCATGCCCACTTGCTTGCAGGACCTGCGAACGTTTATTTTAATCGCCTTGAAAACGTCGGGAAATTGAAGCCGATCGATTTTGAGGATGAATCACAGGAATCGTTCGGTGTCGGCAAGATTGAAGATTTCACGCAGCTTCAGTTGATCGATCTGTACGCATGTGTAGAATGCGGCCGATGCACGAATATGTGTCCAGCGACCGGAAGCGGAAAAATGCTTTCGCCGATGGACTTGATCGTGAAGCTTCGCGATCATTTGACGAACCACGGTGCGGTTGTCACATCCAAACAGCCATGGGTGCCGACCTTTGCTTTCTCCAAAACGAAAGGCAATCAATTGGCGCTGGCCAGTGCCGGCCAGGGGGCTGAAGAGGCTGCTGCAGGATTATCCTACAGTCCAAGCTTGATCGGCGATGTCATCACGGAAGAAGAGATCTGGGCATGTACGACATGCCGCAACTGTGAAGATCAATGCCCGGTCATGAATGAACACGTCGATAAAATCATCGACCTTCGCCGCTATCTTGTACTGACGGAAGGGAAGATGGATGCAGATGCCCAAAGGGCGATGCAGAATATCGAACGTCAAGGAAACCCGTGGGGATTGAACCGCAAAGAGCGCGAGAATTGGCGCGAAGCACGCGAAGATGTCCATGTGCCGACAGTGAAAGAAATGAAAAAAGCCGATGAATCATTTGAATATTTATTCTGGGTAGGCTCCATGGGTTCATTTGATAACCGAAGCCAAAAAATCGCGCTATCGTTTGCCAAGCTGTTGAATGAAGCGGGTGTGAAGTTCGCGATTCTCGGCAACAAGGAGAAAAACTCAGGAGATACGCCGCGCCGTTTAGGAAATGAATTCTTGTTCCAGGAGCTGGCCACGCAAAATATTGCGGAGTTTGAAAAGAACGAAGTGAAGAAAATCGTGACGATCGATCCGCATGCCTACAACATCTTTAAAAATGAGTATCCGGATTTCGGACTCGCCGCAGAAGTTTACCACCATACAGAGCTGCTAGCGAAGCTGGTGGAAGAGGGGCGCCTTAAGCCTAAGTTTGAAGTCAATGAAACGATCACGTTCCATGACTCCTGTTATTTGGGCAGATATAACGAAGTCTACGATCCGCCGCGTGAAATCCTAAAATCAATCCCTGGCGTGAAATTGATCGAAATGGAGCGCAACCGGGAAAAAGGAATGTGCTGCGGTGCAGGAGGCGGCTTGATGTGGATGGAAGAAGATACAGGCCACCGCGTCAATGTTGCACGGACGGAGCAGGCTCTCTCCGTCAATCCATCGGTCATCAGCTCAGGCTGTCCTTACTGCTTGACGATGCTTTCCGACGGAACAAAAGCAAAAGAAGTAGAGGAAAGCGTCAGCACATATGATGTAGCCGAGCTTCTCGAAAAAGCCGTGTGCGGGGACGGCAGCAAAGAAACCCTCGTATCCTAA
- a CDS encoding acetyl-CoA C-acetyltransferase: protein MGKTVIISGARTPFGKLGGGLSSMTASELGGITVAESLKRAGVQPDQVEEVILGSVLQGGQGQIPSRQAARHAGLPWEVKTETINKVCASGMRSVTLADQIIRAGDGEVIVAGGMESMSNAPYVLPKARWGFRMGDSTVKDLMIHDGLTCSFNGVHMGTYGNSTAREFEITREQQDEWALRSHQRAVKAMEEGVFAEEIVPVSIPQRKGDPIVVSQDEAPRKDTSIEKLAKLSSVFDHDGTITAGNAPGVNDGAAAMLLMSEERAAKEGKTPLATILAHTALAVEAKDFPQTPGLVINELLKKTGKSLDEIDLFEINEAFAAVSLASSKIAGLDPEKVNVNGGAIALGHPIGASGARIILTLAYELKRRGGGFGIAAICSGGGQGDAIMIEVPKSE, encoded by the coding sequence ATGGGGAAAACAGTCATTATCAGCGGTGCACGTACACCATTCGGAAAGTTGGGGGGCGGCTTGAGTTCCATGACCGCATCTGAACTGGGCGGCATCACGGTCGCAGAATCATTGAAAAGAGCTGGGGTACAGCCTGATCAAGTGGAGGAAGTCATCTTGGGTTCGGTGCTCCAAGGCGGCCAGGGACAGATCCCTTCCAGACAGGCTGCGCGCCATGCCGGGTTGCCGTGGGAAGTAAAGACGGAAACGATCAATAAAGTCTGCGCATCCGGAATGAGGAGCGTCACATTGGCGGATCAAATCATTCGTGCGGGCGATGGCGAAGTGATCGTGGCAGGCGGAATGGAATCGATGTCCAATGCGCCATATGTTCTTCCGAAAGCGAGATGGGGCTTCAGGATGGGTGACTCAACGGTGAAGGATTTAATGATTCACGATGGATTGACTTGCTCATTTAATGGGGTACATATGGGCACCTATGGGAATTCGACGGCAAGAGAGTTTGAGATTACGAGAGAGCAGCAGGACGAATGGGCGCTTAGAAGCCATCAGCGTGCGGTCAAGGCGATGGAAGAAGGTGTTTTTGCCGAGGAAATCGTACCTGTCAGCATTCCGCAAAGAAAAGGCGATCCGATTGTCGTAAGCCAGGATGAGGCGCCAAGAAAGGATACATCGATTGAAAAGCTTGCGAAGCTTTCATCCGTGTTCGACCACGATGGGACCATCACGGCAGGGAATGCCCCTGGTGTCAATGACGGGGCGGCAGCGATGCTGTTGATGAGCGAGGAAAGGGCAGCGAAGGAAGGAAAGACGCCACTAGCGACAATTTTGGCACATACTGCCCTCGCGGTGGAAGCAAAGGACTTCCCGCAGACCCCAGGACTTGTCATCAATGAGCTTTTGAAGAAAACAGGTAAATCATTGGATGAAATCGATTTGTTTGAAATCAATGAAGCATTTGCAGCGGTTTCCTTGGCAAGCAGCAAAATTGCCGGGCTTGACCCGGAGAAAGTGAATGTCAATGGCGGGGCAATAGCATTGGGGCATCCGATCGGTGCATCTGGAGCACGCATTATATTGACGCTTGCCTATGAGCTGAAAAGACGCGGCGGCGGATTCGGAATCGCAGCGATTTGCAGCGGCGGCGGCCAGGGAGATGCCATCATGATTGAGGTTCCGAAGTCGGAGTGA